The Penaeus vannamei isolate JL-2024 chromosome 2, ASM4276789v1, whole genome shotgun sequence region gaggggtgggggagggggtgggaggatatTGATGAGTTTGACTGCATTGGATTTCCACCTGCTTTATGAGAAAGGTCCCAACGCGAGAAAAGTTTTGAGGGAAATGCGCCGGTTTGTCAGTTTCCATTTTCGTGGCGATGCGTGAAGTTTCGTTTGATGTGATTTGCGCAACTGTTGCTGCCATTAGGATCGATTGTAAAGGAGGGAAGCGTGAATCTGGATTTTcgactttgagaaaaaaaaaaaacaaggattaGGGAATTGGATATTTATTTCGCTTTAAAATCGATTTGATGACTGCGCTGTTTAATAGGTTCACCTGAAACTAATCTCTCATTGAATAGCCTATAGGGACCTACGGTACACAAGTgcgcactacccccccccccccagaaaaaaagaaaaaaaaaatcaaattgtgTTGACAGTAAAATAAGATGCATTTTTTTTCGGGAATAGATTCACTTGTATTAATGTGTCTGGGAACTGTATCAGTGACACAAAGGATGATTTTTTTGGCCATGGAAGTTTTAGTATTGTTAcccctattttttcctctcccgtGCCGTTTTCTTAGGTTCAATTTCGTCTCTGAGGTTCTGCATGTTGTTAACATTTTCTTCGTAAACTACTCATTTGTATTCGTTATAAgggattgtgtatatatgtatgtatctcagtTTCATGCTTTGtgaatgaaaatattatttttaacttatgtatatatatatatatatatatatatatatatatatatatatataaatttatatatatacatgcatacatacatacatacatatatgtatatacacatgtttatatatacacatatttatatatatcacatatatttatatatatccacatatatgaatgtacatacgcgcttgcatatgtatatacgtacatacatacatgcatgcatacatacatatatacaaacgtacatgcgtgcatacacacacacacacacagtggagcTTTACTTGACGTCGCCCCAGTTGACATCTTTGGGTTTTACGTCGtgaggaagaaaaatgggaaaaaaggagaaataggttCAACCACCTATGGCGTGTgacagggaagagaggggcgCTGAAGAGGGCAGATGAAGGgagcagaaaggaaaagaggttTGATTCAGTTGACTCCGCGCCCATGCCCGAACCAGATCAATAATCCCATGCCGCTCAGCAGAGAAATAATAATCTATATCAGGGCCTGTAACTGCTGTGAATGGTCCATGAttaaaaattaatattaaaaaatgcctttgtttcatttcttccgttttttaaACAATACTATACTTttttccgtttatatatatatatatatatatatatatatatatatatatatatatatatatatatgactatatatatttgactataaatatatatatatatatatatatatataatatatatatgactatatatataattcatatatatatatatgtatgatatatatatatatatatatatattatattatatatatatatatgatatatatatgatgactatatatatgtgtgtgtgtgtgtgtgtgtgtgtgtgtgtgactgtgtgtatgtgtgtgtgtgtgtgtgtgtgtgtgtgtgtgtgtgtgtgtgtgtgtgtgactatatatatatatttatatatatatatatatatatatatatatatatatatatatatatagatagatagatagatagatagatatgaatacatggacagacagatagctagttattgattattcttttactatttttgttatatattcttatttattggcatttgttatcatcgttatttttacttCAATGGCCAGCGAAATGAATCCTGGACGGCAAGCCGATCCCATGGAGGAGGTCAAAGACGACGTCGCGTTCCTGCAGCAGGACGGCTTCCACTCGACTTTTAGATGCTGGCAGACTCGCGGTCTAGCAGTGGGCTTTGCTTGTTCATCTTTAAACGACTTCTGAGAAAAGGAAATTTTAGCTcttggtggaggagaaagagaaagaggagaaggaagaggaggcggaggggttgGAGAAAGATATCGCTCGCTCGCCAGGGGTTATATAAGGTCATAATGAATTACTTGGTtctgtttgttattgttcttcacaAACTTTCGTTCTTGTCtatcgagaaaaaaaatagtgcatTTTTTCAGTGCGGAATTTAAACCGGTTTAGTTTCCCTAATGTTTCGACTAAGGTATGCTTCGAGCTGACTTGAAAGCCAgctttattttgcttttcattttcttcattaaggATTTATTTTACTCGTGAGCTAAAGCGCTTTTATGAGTACATTTGATATATCACATTAATATTCTCATACTTGGAGTCGTCCTTGATGTTGCTCTTATTCTACCTTACCGTTGTGTGTTCACAGTAAACATTTGGCTTGTGTAAACATTCGCTGAGTTGCACAAAATGAATAATCTAATGTATTGGGGAATTATGGCGTTTTTTCAAAAAATGTACTCTTTAGATGCTTGATGAATGCTATAAGAAATGTATATAGTTATCCATTGATTCGAAAAGAGTTAATATCTGATTTAGAAAGTATGGGAATTACCCTAggaaaggctctctctctctctctctctctctctctctctctctctctctctctctctctctctctctctctctctctctctctgtctctctctctctctctctctctctctctctctctgtctctctctctctctctctctctctctctctctctctcttctctctctctctctctctctctctctctctctctctctctctctctctctctctctgtgtgtgtgtgtgtgtgtgtgtgtctgtgtgtgtgtgtgcgtgtgcgtgcgtgcgtgagtgcgtgtgtgtgtgtgtgcgtgtgtgcatgcgtgaatgtatgtgcgtgcgtccgtgtgagtgtgtgcgtgtatgcgtgaatgtatgtgcgtgcgtgcgtgtgtatgtgtacagacatacatacaccgtCAACTTTTCGCATTACTCTTATCCCGGAAATTCCCCGAGGACACGATCGCCTCTCAGTCTGGAATGAAATCCACTTTTCCGAATCGATATCTGTTTCGCGTAACGtatttcgcttttccttttcttgaatGCGGATAGATGGATTTTCTGCCAgacatgaaaaagaaggaaaaaaaaaaaaaagttctgatgCGAAAGCCAATGAAGCTGTGTGTTTTGTTCCCATTTTTTCGCAAAAGTTTGTGTATGCAGCCAGAGAATTAGCATATGATTAGCAGGATCTGCGCTTGCTGGAAGGAAGATGCCCGCCAGTATACCAAGCAAATTTCGAGGCAAAGTTTTTAATTTGCGCAGATTCATCGGGAGTTGTTGTGCATACTGACATCGTTTTTATTTGCCTTCCATGTTATCATTTCGCCGTGTTTTGTTGTTGCATTGCAGCCTTCAGGTAGTCATAGAGATGTATAACAGTAGAATAAATCTATACATCTTTATTATCTCCCCTGGTTATTGAAaagtataaaaatgtgtgtgcaaaaaacgtgtatatatatatatatatatatatatatatgtgtgtgtatatatatatatatatatatatatatatatatatatatatatatataatctacaatcACATCATCGTAGAGACATTAGAAACGTTAGTCAGAAGTCGGACTTCAACTCGGTTTCCAGAGGCAAGGCCATAAGGAAAAGTTAGCAGCCAGTCAGCTGCGAAACAGCTGCTCCGCCCGCAGTGTCCGCTGCGTGGGTTCGGACGGGGAGCTTATGGTTTACGAAGGTTTCAGTGATATTCTCGGAGAGTGTATAGGCTGTTGAGCACACGCTGAGACATTTTGGAGGCAGTGCCTTTGTATGTCAAACATGTTGCAACAGGGTAGAGACACGAATGCTACTGCTTGTGAAATTCATATTTGATTAACATGCACACAGTGCGGGATGGCACGATGAGGATGACTAGGGCGGACTCGACCAGCAAGTCCGAGTGAGAGCATGATGAGCCTGACATCCTGCGAATCGAAGCCGCAGGGCAGGCGGGGCCGTGACGATTCCGGGGCGAGAGGTTTTCTGCGTCGAGTGAGCGCCGCCCAGCCTCGCTGCCCGCCCGAGTGGATGGGGAGCCTGAGCAGAGAAGGGCAGGGTGCTCGGCAGGGGAAGGCGCCGTCGAGCAGAGCCTTAGTTGTAGACTGGCTCGGGCTGGTAGGCGGGCTGAGGCTCGGGCTGGTAGGCGGGCTGAGGCTCAGGCTGGTACGAGGGCTGGGGCTGGTACGAGGGCTGGGACTGGTAAGGCTTGGTCTCGGGGTACTGCGCCTTGCCCTCGTACTCGACCTGGGCCTGGTAGCCGTTGTAGTGGTCAGCCACGTAGGTCACCTTCTGGATGCGGCCGTCGGGCAGGGCCACCACGTACGAGCCGCTCACGGCCTTTCCGTCGGAGTTCTCGTTGTGGCCGTAGCTGatgccggagtagtcgtccttcacgcCGTAGTCGAAGGCGTAGGGCTTGGGCTcctgaggaaggggggaggggggtaaaaaataatgaaaatgttttagGAGttgtattattctctctctctattcctgtccctttctctccctctctctctctttctctctttctctctttctctctttctctctttcctctctctctttctctctttctctcctctccctctccctctctccctctctctctccctccctccctttctccctccttctctctctctctctctctctctctctctctctctctctctctctctctctctctctctctctctctctcttcgtttggtAGACAGAAAGTCCCATTACCTCTTTGTAAGGAGAAGGATGGCTGTTGTAGACAGGCACGGGCTCAGGTGCGTATACGGGCGCTGATTCAGCCACGTAAACAGGCGCCGACTCTTGCACGTAAACAGGGGGAGCTTCGTCAGGGAGGGCTCGGGGAATCGCGCACGCAGCACCCACGAGAGCGGTAAAAAGGCAGACCTAGAGGAGAAGTGGTTCTGTTATTGGAATCATGAAGTTCCGTTGCTGAAGTGAAGTTCGGTTATTGAATTGAAAGTATCTTAGAAGTACGGTATTGAAGCCATGGGAGTTCTGCAGGCGGTCTCAATGAAGTTTTGTATCTGAAGTCATGGTTTGTTCACAAGGTCGTTTTTTGGTactgtatttattaattttttttagggAGGGACGGTATTTCTCAGTTGAATATATGTAGTGTTTTTTTCAAGGATAGTCGTTCCTTTGAGTTTATTACAATTAATGTGGCATTATCGTCTGTGTGAATTGTCTACGTATTTTTCTCATGATCTGATGTTTCATTGCTCGATACATTTGGAAGGTCTGGAGATTGTACGGGTGGGCAACTTGACCAAACGCTGTGTTTACTCTAGGGGTGAATTGTTTTTGTTAAGGGTGTAAAGGCgttttctgtgtatatgtttattgttCACTTTCTGACacatgagggtggaaggggaggcatGAAGAAGGGCGTGGATTAAGGAAATCTTACCTTGGCAATCATGGCGACGGTTGTAAGTGGACGGATCCCCACGATGTGTTGCTGAGGCAGAGCAGTTGAGGAATGATGTTTCACGAGGGGCGCGGCCTTATATACCTCCCGGAGTGACAGCTGCGGTCAGGAGGAGACACTGCGTCAGGAGAATTGGGGATGGGGGCAGGGATGGTTTTCTaatggggcgggagggaaggggcggggcagGGACTTAAGGGgggtggg contains the following coding sequences:
- the LOC113830282 gene encoding cuticle protein 7-like, with product MIAKVCLFTALVGAACAIPRALPDEAPPVYVQESAPVYVAESAPVYAPEPVPVYNSHPSPYKEEPKPYAFDYGVKDDYSGISYGHNENSDGKAVSGSYVVALPDGRIQKVTYVADHYNGYQAQVEYEGKAQYPETKPYQSQPSYQPQPSYQPEPQPAYQPEPQPAYQPEPVYN